A genomic segment from Deinococcus sp. YIM 77859 encodes:
- a CDS encoding SCO family protein — MTDLPTPAPAARPWYISALLALLAVALLLGGAWVFARVRSPFPFYGTAYAPPVAAQPFRGTDQNGQPWAFQPGGTGRVTALFFGFTHCPNICPLSLAYLDRARRALPPEERARFEIVLVSVDPDRDTPARLKAYVDFFGKATGVRVPEPALSEVARAYGVAYQKADVQGPQNYQLNHTTATYLVDAAGRLRVLWDYTQLPQVDRVVRDIRYVLENPAP, encoded by the coding sequence GTGACGGACCTTCCCACCCCTGCCCCCGCCGCACGGCCCTGGTACATCTCTGCCCTGCTCGCCCTGCTCGCCGTGGCTCTGTTGTTGGGGGGCGCGTGGGTGTTTGCGCGCGTCAGAAGTCCTTTTCCCTTCTACGGCACCGCCTACGCGCCTCCTGTGGCGGCCCAGCCCTTTCGGGGAACCGACCAAAACGGCCAGCCCTGGGCCTTCCAGCCGGGGGGGACCGGCCGCGTCACCGCCCTCTTCTTCGGGTTCACCCACTGCCCGAACATCTGTCCTCTCAGCCTGGCGTACCTGGACAGGGCGCGCCGGGCCCTGCCCCCGGAAGAGCGTGCTCGCTTTGAGATCGTGCTGGTGAGCGTGGATCCCGACCGCGACACGCCCGCTCGCCTCAAGGCATATGTGGACTTTTTCGGAAAGGCCACCGGGGTGCGCGTACCGGAGCCTGCCCTCTCGGAGGTGGCGCGGGCCTACGGCGTCGCCTACCAAAAAGCCGACGTACAGGGACCGCAGAACTACCAACTCAACCACACCACCGCCACGTACCTGGTCGACGCTGCTGGCCGCCTGCGCGTCTTGTGGGACTACACGCAGCTCCCGCAGGTGGACCGCGTTGTGCGCGACATCCGCTACGTTCTGGAGAACCCTGCCCCATGA
- a CDS encoding cytochrome c oxidase assembly protein, translating to MTPPAPTLNPSLAELLTLHVDPLVWVPVLAVTGFYLWRYAQVRRTPAGAARWPLWKVGLFLLGIGLLILATQSAATTFTLNSMALYMARLMVLAEVVPPLLVLGLPRGLRLDPRRPLGRVLGVLLDPWVALAVWTAVIIFWNIPAGLNASVVTNTAAALLPALYLLSSLLVWSVVLRPLPSVQPAHVGSRGWFGLLASLPMMAVAAVWLYSREVLYTPYVSALCLWNLTPLQNQQLSGWIMMLAGLPAMALAFVQLLMWLIRLADGEETPPATRG from the coding sequence ATGACCCCGCCTGCCCCCACCCTGAATCCAAGCCTCGCCGAGCTGCTCACCCTGCACGTGGATCCGCTGGTGTGGGTGCCCGTGCTCGCCGTCACGGGCTTTTATCTCTGGCGTTACGCTCAGGTCCGGCGCACGCCCGCCGGTGCGGCTCGCTGGCCCCTCTGGAAGGTGGGGCTGTTTCTGCTGGGGATAGGGCTGCTGATTCTCGCCACGCAGTCTGCCGCCACCACCTTCACCCTCAACAGCATGGCCCTGTACATGGCCCGTCTGATGGTCCTCGCGGAGGTCGTGCCCCCGCTGCTCGTTCTGGGCCTTCCGCGCGGCCTCCGCCTGGACCCGCGCCGCCCCCTGGGCCGCGTTCTGGGGGTGCTGCTTGACCCCTGGGTGGCCCTCGCCGTGTGGACGGCCGTCATCATTTTTTGGAATATTCCGGCGGGCTTGAACGCCTCGGTCGTGACGAATACGGCTGCCGCGCTCCTGCCTGCCCTGTACCTGTTGAGCAGCCTGCTGGTATGGAGCGTCGTGCTGCGGCCGCTGCCCAGCGTGCAGCCCGCTCACGTCGGCTCGCGGGGCTGGTTCGGCCTGCTGGCCTCGCTCCCCATGATGGCGGTCGCCGCCGTGTGGCTGTACTCGCGGGAGGTGCTGTACACGCCCTACGTCTCGGCGCTGTGCCTGTGGAACCTCACCCCGCTCCAAAACCAGCAGCTCAGCGGATGGATCATGATGCTGGCGGGTCTTCCGGCGATGGCGCTCGCGTTCGTGCAGCTACTCATGTGGCTGATCCGGCTGGCGGACGGCGAGGAGACGCCTCCGGCGACGCGGGGGTAG
- the hisD gene encoding histidinol dehydrogenase, translating to MHILQGDAARAALTRSFSEIPVPESVLGRIEATFGERLTPEEVVTRILADVRARGDEALRDWTERLDGSRPGALEVTREEIAAAQISPELHGAIRLAVSRVRAFYEQQPARGFLAEGPEGTLGQLVRPLSRVGVYVPGGLAPLLSTLIHTAVPARVAGVPELIVTTPPGRDGTIHPALLVAAREVGIDRVFRVGGAQAIGALAYGTASIPAVDKIAGPGNLFVVIAKRMVYGLTGIESLPGPTETLVVADESARPRFVAADLLAQAEHLGAEPVLISTSRDLLVEVQNELNGQLEALPEPNRSWARDSVTARLKIVLASGLDEALDLANLYAPEHLCLLTRDPWSLLGRVQRAGGVFLGEASMEALGDYVAGPSHVMPTGGTARFMSPVNVRDFQNIISVVGVNEETLRRIGPAAARLARAEGLEAHARAIESRWAAEVPEARPLETLKALEEDSGR from the coding sequence ATGCACATTCTTCAAGGTGATGCCGCCCGTGCGGCCCTGACCCGTTCCTTTAGTGAAATCCCCGTACCCGAGAGTGTCCTGGGGCGGATCGAGGCGACCTTTGGCGAGAGGCTCACGCCCGAGGAGGTCGTCACGCGCATCCTGGCCGACGTGAGGGCCCGGGGTGACGAGGCCCTACGCGACTGGACCGAACGGCTGGACGGCAGCCGACCCGGCGCGCTCGAGGTGACGCGGGAGGAGATCGCGGCGGCACAGATCAGCCCCGAACTGCACGGGGCCATTCGCCTCGCCGTCTCGCGCGTCCGGGCTTTTTATGAGCAGCAGCCCGCTCGCGGCTTCCTGGCCGAGGGGCCCGAGGGAACGCTGGGCCAGCTTGTGCGCCCGCTCTCGCGCGTCGGCGTGTACGTGCCGGGCGGCCTCGCGCCCCTGCTGAGCACCCTGATTCATACGGCGGTTCCGGCGCGGGTGGCGGGTGTGCCCGAACTGATCGTGACGACGCCCCCCGGACGAGACGGCACCATTCACCCCGCTCTTCTCGTCGCGGCGCGTGAGGTTGGGATTGACCGCGTGTTCCGGGTGGGCGGCGCGCAGGCCATCGGGGCGCTCGCCTACGGCACGGCCAGCATCCCCGCCGTGGACAAGATCGCGGGGCCCGGCAACCTCTTTGTGGTGATCGCCAAGCGGATGGTGTACGGCCTGACGGGCATCGAGAGCCTGCCCGGTCCGACCGAAACGCTGGTGGTGGCGGACGAGAGCGCTCGCCCCCGCTTCGTGGCCGCCGACCTGCTCGCACAGGCCGAGCACCTGGGCGCAGAACCCGTCCTGATCTCCACCAGCCGGGACCTGCTTGTGGAGGTGCAGAACGAGCTGAATGGTCAACTCGAGGCCCTGCCTGAGCCCAACCGCTCCTGGGCGCGCGACAGCGTGACGGCTCGCCTCAAGATCGTGCTCGCCAGCGGGCTCGACGAGGCCCTGGACCTCGCCAACCTGTATGCCCCCGAGCACCTCTGCCTGCTCACCCGTGACCCCTGGAGTCTGCTTGGCCGTGTGCAGCGGGCGGGCGGGGTGTTCCTGGGCGAGGCGAGCATGGAGGCGCTGGGCGACTACGTGGCCGGTCCCAGCCACGTGATGCCCACCGGTGGCACCGCCCGCTTCATGAGCCCCGTCAACGTCCGCGACTTTCAGAACATCATCAGCGTCGTCGGCGTGAACGAGGAAACCCTGCGCCGGATCGGCCCAGCCGCCGCCCGCCTCGCCCGCGCCGAGGGCCTCGAAGCCCACGCCCGCGCCATCGAGAGCCGCTGGGCCGCCGAGGTGCCCGAGGCGCGCCCCTTGGAGACGCTGAAGGCGCTGGAGGAGGACTCGGGGCGCTAG
- a CDS encoding phosphopentomutase produces MLLTIIVLDSVGVGALPDAAQFGDAGAHTLNHTLEAAPVPLPHLARLGLSRVPTVQTSPGTLPAGEVQGAYGRMREVSPGKDTSTGHWEFMGVQLQHAFQVFPQGFPPAVMDRFDAATGRGHLCNKPYSGTDVIRDYGEEHLRTGFPIVYTSADSVFQIAAHEDVVPLPQLYAWCQAARELLQGEYAVARVIARPFRGEHPFERANEHRKDFSLVPPHNVLDALREAGREVTGIGKIPDIYAHRGFSEEIHTDNNADGIAKTVARMRRGGQGLIFTNLVDFDAKFGHRRDPAGYSAALAQFDAALPEILAAVPEDGALLIVSDHGNDPTWHGTDHTREYGMLLGYRPGIGALDLGERATFADVGATAAEALGAQWNGPGESFWPALK; encoded by the coding sequence ATGCTCTTGACCATCATCGTGCTGGATTCCGTGGGCGTAGGAGCACTTCCCGACGCCGCCCAGTTTGGGGACGCGGGCGCGCATACCCTGAATCACACGCTGGAGGCGGCCCCCGTCCCTCTGCCCCATCTGGCCCGCCTGGGCCTCTCGCGAGTGCCGACCGTGCAGACTTCACCCGGAACACTTCCGGCGGGTGAGGTGCAGGGTGCCTACGGCCGAATGCGAGAGGTGAGCCCCGGCAAGGACACCTCGACCGGGCACTGGGAATTCATGGGCGTGCAGCTTCAGCACGCCTTTCAGGTCTTCCCGCAGGGCTTTCCGCCCGCCGTGATGGACCGCTTCGACGCGGCGACGGGGCGCGGCCACCTCTGCAACAAGCCCTACAGCGGCACGGACGTCATTCGCGACTACGGCGAAGAGCACCTGCGGACCGGCTTTCCCATCGTGTACACGAGTGCGGACAGCGTGTTTCAGATCGCCGCCCACGAGGACGTGGTGCCCCTCCCGCAGCTCTACGCGTGGTGCCAGGCCGCCCGTGAACTTCTCCAGGGCGAGTACGCGGTGGCGCGGGTGATCGCCCGGCCTTTCCGGGGCGAGCATCCCTTCGAGCGAGCGAACGAGCACCGCAAGGACTTCTCGTTGGTGCCGCCCCATAACGTGCTCGACGCGCTGCGGGAAGCGGGGCGGGAGGTCACCGGCATCGGCAAGATTCCCGATATCTACGCGCACCGGGGCTTTAGCGAGGAGATTCACACCGACAACAACGCGGACGGCATCGCCAAGACCGTTGCGCGCATGCGCCGGGGCGGACAGGGCCTGATCTTTACCAACCTGGTGGACTTCGACGCGAAGTTCGGGCACCGCCGCGACCCCGCCGGGTACAGCGCCGCCCTCGCACAGTTCGACGCGGCCCTGCCGGAGATTCTCGCCGCGGTGCCGGAAGACGGGGCGCTTCTCATCGTCAGTGACCACGGCAATGACCCCACCTGGCACGGCACCGACCACACCCGCGAGTACGGGATGCTGCTGGGGTACCGCCCGGGCATCGGCGCGCTGGACCTGGGCGAGCGGGCCACCTTTGCGGACGTGGGCGCGACCGCCGCAGAGGCGCTGGGGGCACAGTGGAACGGGCCGGGTGAGAGTTTCTGGCCGGCCCTGAAATGA
- a CDS encoding GNAT family N-acetyltransferase encodes MRLTLRKAEPQEAGPLSDLAWASKAFWGYGADLMEACRADLTVSARDIQEGLYVVAEQEEGCRVGFYSLAQPPAEPYLKDLFVAPEFIGRGVGRLLWQDAVTRARGLNWAFLLLESDPHAEGFYRAMGAVRVGEVPSPVLPGRVLPLMRLDLR; translated from the coding sequence ATGCGGCTGACCCTGCGAAAGGCGGAGCCCCAGGAGGCGGGGCCCCTCAGTGACCTCGCCTGGGCGTCCAAGGCCTTTTGGGGGTACGGCGCCGACTTGATGGAGGCTTGCCGTGCTGACCTCACCGTTTCGGCGCGGGATATCCAGGAAGGGCTGTACGTCGTGGCCGAGCAGGAGGAGGGCTGCCGGGTGGGCTTTTACAGCTTGGCGCAGCCGCCAGCAGAGCCGTATCTAAAAGACCTCTTTGTCGCCCCGGAGTTCATCGGGCGGGGAGTGGGCCGCCTCCTGTGGCAGGACGCGGTCACGCGGGCTCGCGGGCTGAACTGGGCGTTCCTCCTGCTGGAGAGTGACCCGCACGCCGAGGGGTTCTACCGCGCCATGGGTGCTGTTCGGGTGGGTGAGGTGCCTTCACCCGTCTTGCCCGGGCGGGTGCTGCCGCTGATGCGTCTCGATCTCCGCTGA
- the lptB gene encoding LPS export ABC transporter ATP-binding protein has translation MTAPAALPTVTPALPRPELMAEGLSKSYGRRQVVRGVDFTVRPGEIVALFGPNGAGKTTTFYMVVGFIRPNRGRIRLGDRDVTRLPMHQRARLGLGYLPQEPSAFRKLTARDNLLAILEYQKLSRAEQEARADALLAEFGLTHLAGSYAYQLSGGERRRLELARALTTDPDYLLLDEPFTGVDPKSIREIQRLIRELRDRRGIGVFITDHNVRETIALTDRVYLMFDGEVKFQGTPQEFAADEDARRHYLGDDFEL, from the coding sequence GTGACTGCTCCTGCCGCCCTGCCCACCGTCACGCCTGCCCTCCCGCGGCCCGAACTCATGGCGGAGGGCCTCAGCAAGAGCTACGGGCGGCGGCAGGTGGTGCGCGGGGTGGACTTCACGGTGCGGCCCGGCGAGATCGTGGCGCTCTTTGGGCCCAACGGGGCCGGGAAAACCACGACCTTTTACATGGTGGTGGGTTTTATTCGGCCCAACCGGGGCCGTATTCGTTTAGGGGACCGGGACGTGACGCGGCTTCCGATGCACCAGCGGGCACGGCTGGGCTTGGGCTACCTGCCGCAGGAGCCCAGTGCCTTTCGCAAGCTCACCGCGCGTGACAATCTCCTGGCTATCCTGGAGTACCAGAAGCTTTCGCGCGCCGAGCAGGAAGCTCGCGCCGACGCCCTGCTGGCCGAATTCGGCCTGACGCACCTCGCGGGCAGCTACGCCTACCAGCTTTCGGGCGGTGAGCGCCGCCGCCTGGAACTTGCCCGCGCCCTCACCACCGATCCCGACTACCTGCTGCTCGACGAGCCGTTTACCGGCGTGGACCCCAAGAGCATTCGCGAGATCCAGCGCCTGATCCGCGAGCTGCGCGACCGCCGCGGGATCGGTGTCTTTATCACTGACCACAACGTGCGCGAGACGATCGCCCTGACCGACCGGGTGTACCTGATGTTCGACGGGGAAGTGAAGTTCCAGGGCACTCCGCAGGAGTTCGCAGCGGACGAGGATGCCCGCCGCCACTACCTCGGCGACGACTTCGAGCTGTAA